One segment of Pseudophryne corroboree isolate aPseCor3 chromosome 10, aPseCor3.hap2, whole genome shotgun sequence DNA contains the following:
- the LOC134965088 gene encoding G-protein coupled receptor family C group 5 member C-like — MAHTYYLLTLCLVSFIREALAQNSTSSLNLPTTTPILPAGCGQDIRSIYFGLCDLKAAWGIILEAVASLGILCTLVLALIFVILAPSVSKDNRKGALAINFLFLSGVLGLFCLVFAFIIAPNSAVCTVRRFLFGVLFAKCFSCLVANSVRLNYLAYQNRSPGGHLVFFLAIGIFLVEAVINLEWILITNVRQTVQGTEGHGHPCNITNQDFVTALVYVMFLIVASLSITFPVLRGHFIHWKRHGKHILITAFSSLLIWVTWIVMYLYGNEKLGHSSWDDPVLAIALASNAWVFLLFYIIPQLMEMTRSGYKYEGDSLNILNRQSDFPPSMVMENRAFSMDNLDAAEPENSRKENKPVSPYSNYNGLYPTLPLHPAEAETVNHIPVHLPRISMEPWRYHL; from the exons ATGGCACATACATATTACTTGTTGACTCTGTGCCTGGTGAGCTTCATAAGAGAAGCATTGGCTCAGAATTCAACTTCATCACTGAACTTACCGACTACTACTCCAATATTGCCAGCTGGTTGTGGCCAGGATATCAGATCGATATATTTTGGCCTGTGTGATCTGAAAGCAGCCTGGGGCATTATCCTAGAAGCTGTGGCCTCCTTAGGGATACTCTGCACTCTTGTCTTAGCATTGATATTTGTAATACTTGCCCCATCAGTTTCTAAAGATAATCGCAAAGGTGCTCTAGCCATTAACTTTCTGTTTCTTAGTGGGGTCCTAGGTTTATTTTGTTTGGTTTTTGCCTTTATCATCGCACCTAATTCCGCAGTCTGCACTGTCCGCAGGTTTTTGTTTGGTGTTTTGTTTGCCAAATGCTTTTCATGTCTGGTGGCAAATTCGGTTAGACTCAACTACCTTGCATATCAAAACCGTAGCCCTGGAGGGCACTTGGTGTTTTTTCTGGCTATTGGGATTTTCTTGGTAGAGGCTGTGATAAACTTGGAATGGATTCTAATTACTAATGTGCGTCAAACCGTTCAGGGTACCGAGGGACATGGTCATCCCTGTAACATTACCAACCAAGACTTTGTGACTGCCTTAGTCTATGTCATGTTTCTTATAGTAGCATCGCTGAGCATCACTTTCCCAGTACTCCGTGGACACTTCATACACTGGAAACGTCATGGAAAGCACATTTTAATAACTGCATTTTCTTCACTTCTCATCTGGgtcacatggattgtgatgtatctCTACGGCAATGAGAAGCTAGGACACTCTTCCTGGGATGATCCGGTGCTGGCCATTGCTCTGGCATCAAATGCCTGGGTGTTTCTCTTGTTTTATATTATTCCACAGTTAATGGAAATGACAAGATCTGGATACAAATATGAAGGCGATAGCCTTAACATACTGAATAGACAATCTGATTTTCCACCCTCTATGGTAATGGAAAATAGAGCATTCTCCATGGATAACTTGGATGCAGCTGAACCAGAGAACTCTAGGAAGGAAA ACAAGCCAGTTTCTCCATACAGTAACTACAATGGACTCTATCCCACTCTACCTCTGCACCCTGCG GAAGCTGAAACTGTGAACCACATACCTGTACATCTACCTCGGATCTCAATGGAACCTTGGCGATACCATCTGTGA